The following proteins are encoded in a genomic region of Sebaldella sp. S0638:
- a CDS encoding aldo/keto reductase → MGNQTNRLELPRFGLGCGSMTKYENKSEYINTIHTALDSGVNMLNTADFYGSGMSEMVIGEALSGRKREDVFVSLKFRALTAPSGQMYGLDVKPFNIKNYLAHSLKRMNLDYVDLFQPARIDLGIPVEETIGAIAELVKEGYVKHIGMTQVDEETLRRADAVHPISLFEAEYSLFNRGMETDILPVARELGIPVVGFGALAHGLLGGIWTQERIQKSTGGFVPLFFKENIEKNVALVNRLQKIADEKQITVSQLAFAWMLSKGDDIIPLIGASRTATFLDSLKSLEVKLSEEDVRRIENAVPKSEISGGSFPVMKFRNGEVVRER, encoded by the coding sequence ATGGGAAATCAAACAAACAGATTAGAATTACCAAGATTCGGGCTTGGGTGCGGAAGTATGACAAAGTATGAAAATAAATCGGAATATATTAATACGATACACACAGCTTTGGATTCCGGTGTGAATATGCTTAACACTGCAGATTTCTATGGTTCAGGAATGAGTGAAATGGTTATTGGCGAAGCATTAAGCGGGCGTAAACGGGAAGATGTCTTTGTTTCATTGAAATTCAGGGCATTAACTGCTCCAAGCGGTCAGATGTACGGGCTGGACGTGAAACCGTTTAATATAAAAAACTATCTGGCACATTCATTAAAACGGATGAATCTTGATTATGTAGATCTTTTTCAGCCTGCAAGAATTGATCTCGGGATTCCGGTGGAGGAAACTATCGGTGCAATTGCGGAATTGGTAAAAGAAGGCTATGTAAAACATATTGGTATGACACAGGTAGATGAGGAAACTTTGAGAAGAGCAGATGCAGTTCATCCGATCAGTTTATTTGAAGCAGAGTACTCTCTTTTTAACCGTGGAATGGAAACAGATATTCTGCCGGTTGCGAGAGAACTTGGAATACCTGTGGTAGGATTTGGTGCTTTAGCTCACGGGCTGCTCGGAGGGATATGGACGCAGGAACGTATTCAAAAGAGTACAGGTGGTTTTGTTCCTCTGTTTTTTAAAGAGAATATTGAAAAAAATGTTGCTTTAGTAAACAGACTGCAAAAAATTGCAGATGAAAAACAGATCACAGTGTCACAGCTTGCTTTTGCATGGATGCTGTCTAAGGGTGACGACATAATTCCGTTAATAGGTGCAAGCCGTACTGCTACATTTTTAGATTCATTAAAGTCTCTTGAGGTAAAACTCAGTGAGGAAGATGTTAGAAGAATAGAGAATGCCGTGCCGAAAAGTGAAATATCAGGAGGAAGCTTTCCTGTTATGAAATTTCGAAATGGTGAGGTTGTGAGAGAAAGATGA
- a CDS encoding MarR family winged helix-turn-helix transcriptional regulator codes for MISFKGTYRFKLSKILADISEVFTEKLTEYGITPKHFGAMLAVREYPLITQKEIAGRLNIDQSTMGHIIDLLEEKKYLERKRNISDRRAYSLILTENGEKTVLILWETMRYAEDTAMSNLDEEEKKNFSRLVDKILEKESNE; via the coding sequence ATGATTTCTTTTAAAGGGACATATAGATTTAAATTATCAAAAATACTGGCAGATATATCAGAAGTATTCACTGAGAAGTTAACAGAATACGGAATAACGCCAAAGCATTTCGGTGCTATGCTTGCAGTGAGGGAATATCCTTTAATTACCCAGAAAGAAATAGCAGGCCGTCTTAATATCGATCAGTCCACGATGGGACATATTATTGATCTTCTTGAAGAAAAAAAATATCTTGAAAGAAAGAGAAACATTTCCGACAGAAGAGCGTACAGCCTTATTTTAACAGAAAACGGAGAGAAAACAGTTTTAATATTATGGGAAACAATGAGATATGCAGAAGATACAGCAATGTCTAATTTAGATGAGGAAGAAAAGAAAAACTTTTCCCGTCTTGTGGATAAAATACTGGAAAAAGAGAGTAACGAATAA